One stretch of Pandoraea oxalativorans DNA includes these proteins:
- the wbjC gene encoding UDP-2-acetamido-2,6-beta-L-arabino-hexul-4-ose reductase, whose product MTGANGFVGRNLLVHLEEMGGHELVRVGRDTSDEALDAGLRDADFVFHLAGVNRPKSPDEFVSGNVDFTQTLVEKLVATGRKVPVAYTSSTQATAENPYGQSKVGAELALQAYAQRTGAAVYLYRLPNIFGKWSRPNYNSAVATFCHNIARGLPIEIHAPDAKVRMVYVDDVCAAFLALLADNAPAPGFVDVSPVYETTVGELADQIRAFRQSRDSLVSERVGTGLVRALYSTYVSFLPDDDFAYDVPMYGDARGVFVEMLKTPDAGQFSYFTAHPGVTRGGHYHHSKTEKFLVIKGRARFGFRHIVSGQRLEIEVSGEKAQIVETVPGWAHDITNIGEDEMVVMLWANEIFDRSRPDTVAHKV is encoded by the coding sequence GTGACCGGTGCGAACGGTTTTGTCGGCAGGAATTTGTTGGTCCATCTCGAGGAGATGGGCGGGCATGAATTGGTGCGTGTTGGTCGCGACACGTCGGACGAAGCGCTCGACGCTGGCCTGCGCGATGCGGACTTCGTGTTCCATCTTGCGGGCGTCAATCGTCCGAAGTCACCCGACGAATTTGTCTCGGGCAACGTCGATTTCACGCAAACGTTAGTTGAGAAGTTGGTAGCGACTGGCCGCAAGGTGCCCGTTGCCTACACCTCGTCGACTCAGGCCACAGCGGAGAATCCTTACGGGCAAAGCAAGGTCGGCGCTGAACTGGCCTTGCAGGCGTACGCGCAGCGCACCGGCGCCGCAGTGTATCTGTACCGGTTGCCGAATATTTTCGGTAAATGGAGTCGCCCGAACTACAACTCGGCGGTCGCCACTTTTTGTCACAACATTGCACGCGGCTTGCCGATCGAGATTCACGCGCCGGACGCCAAGGTGCGTATGGTCTATGTCGATGACGTTTGTGCGGCATTTTTGGCGCTGCTCGCCGACAATGCGCCCGCGCCCGGATTCGTCGATGTCAGCCCGGTTTACGAGACGACGGTCGGTGAACTCGCGGATCAGATTCGCGCATTCCGACAGAGCCGAGATTCGCTGGTGAGCGAACGTGTCGGTACAGGCCTCGTGCGTGCGCTGTATTCGACTTACGTGAGCTTTTTGCCGGACGATGATTTCGCTTACGATGTTCCGATGTACGGCGATGCACGTGGCGTTTTCGTGGAAATGCTCAAGACACCCGATGCAGGGCAGTTTTCGTATTTCACAGCCCATCCCGGGGTGACGCGCGGTGGTCACTATCACCATTCCAAAACCGAAAAATTCCTCGTCATCAAGGGGCGCGCCCGCTTCGGGTTTCGCCACATCGTGTCAGGTCAGCGCCTCGAAATTGAAGTGAGTGGCGAGAAGGCTCAAATCGTGGAAACGGTGCCGGGTTGGGCGCATGACATCACCAACATCGGTGAAGATGAAATGGTCGTGATGCTGTGGGCAAATGAAATTTTTGATCGTTCGCGACCCGATACGGTAGCGCACAAGGTGTAA
- a CDS encoding EpsG family protein: protein MSFYLVIAFVLSIAALVQVVWRKRILSLGALAVLALWALAALRYRTGYDWLVYQAFFDQYAPDYIGDGSGMVPMEPLYVLLNIVVAKMTGSFQVLLVVIATFNIWVLYRFVKLARADLVFCCAFYFCLVYLPLQMGVFRQSLAVSMFMIGMMYASRGRNNMAMFCSVIGVGFQYSSVIYFFVYWRKGVRFVMRRPVLFVGVVLLFYALGIGVASLALEALSKLSLSFISEKAAIYASTGAFERSPGAIAYLLVNCGIFLWVNKRLPERSRFQELLFGAIILQIAFQGLLFDFPIFWNRAQYLAVLPQAILLYQAVSMQPIVVRTVVASTSLAFVVSALVYQLVNPLIEPYIPYYSYLEYKFTGDIGDGLGRTLEYYRRFEAHLQ, encoded by the coding sequence ATGAGTTTTTATCTCGTTATCGCATTCGTCCTCAGCATTGCTGCGCTGGTGCAGGTTGTATGGCGAAAGCGAATCCTCTCGCTCGGGGCGCTTGCTGTTCTCGCGCTATGGGCGCTGGCCGCGTTGCGATACCGCACGGGCTACGATTGGCTCGTCTATCAAGCATTCTTTGATCAGTACGCTCCGGATTACATAGGTGACGGTTCCGGAATGGTGCCGATGGAGCCACTGTATGTGTTGCTGAATATTGTTGTGGCAAAGATGACTGGGAGTTTTCAGGTCCTTTTGGTTGTGATCGCCACGTTCAATATTTGGGTTTTGTATCGATTTGTAAAGCTCGCCCGAGCCGATCTCGTTTTCTGTTGCGCTTTTTATTTTTGCCTTGTGTATCTGCCGTTGCAAATGGGCGTGTTCCGTCAGTCATTGGCCGTTTCAATGTTCATGATCGGAATGATGTATGCGTCCCGTGGCCGCAACAATATGGCGATGTTCTGTAGTGTTATAGGCGTTGGATTTCAATATTCCAGCGTTATCTATTTTTTCGTATATTGGCGTAAGGGCGTTCGCTTCGTGATGAGGCGTCCCGTTTTGTTCGTCGGCGTCGTACTTCTGTTTTACGCACTCGGCATTGGTGTCGCATCCCTCGCACTCGAGGCGTTGTCCAAGCTAAGTTTGTCGTTCATCTCGGAGAAGGCCGCCATCTACGCGTCGACGGGGGCGTTCGAACGCTCTCCCGGGGCCATCGCCTACCTGCTGGTAAACTGTGGGATCTTCCTGTGGGTCAATAAACGGCTCCCGGAGCGCAGTCGGTTTCAGGAGCTACTTTTCGGTGCGATAATTCTTCAGATCGCATTTCAAGGTCTCTTGTTCGATTTTCCGATTTTCTGGAACCGCGCGCAGTATCTCGCAGTGCTTCCGCAGGCGATTCTGCTATATCAGGCTGTTTCGATGCAGCCGATCGTTGTGCGAACGGTTGTAGCGTCGACGTCGTTGGCATTTGTTGTCTCGGCGCTTGTTTATCAACTAGTAAACCCTCTGATCGAGCCTTACATACCGTACTACTCATATCTCGAATACAAATTCACGGGAGATATTGGGGACGGGCTCGGCAGAACGCTTGAGTATTACCGAAGATTTGAGGCCCATTTACAATGA
- a CDS encoding polysaccharide biosynthesis protein, which yields MSISSFKNKVLLITGGTGSFGNAVLRRFLDTDIGEIRIFSRDEKKQDDMRKRYNSDKLKFYIGDVRDPASVINAIRGVDFVFHAAALKQVPSCEFHPMEAVKTNVMGTENVLEAAIQSGVSRVVCLSTDKAVYPINAMGISKAMMEKVMVAKSRSADDNKTVICGTRYGNVMASRGSVIPLFVQQMRDGKPITVTDLLMTRFMMTLDDAVELVLYAFQHGRNGDIFVQKAPAATVETLARALREMLGKPEHPINVIGTRHGEKLYETLLSREELAAAEDRGDYYRVPPDLRDLNYGKYVEQGETSISTAEDYNSHNTERLDIAGMKVLLQKLAFMRALQAGQDAQPEE from the coding sequence ATGAGTATCAGTTCGTTCAAAAACAAAGTGCTGTTGATTACCGGCGGCACGGGTTCGTTTGGCAATGCGGTACTGCGCCGCTTTCTCGATACTGATATCGGTGAAATCCGTATTTTCAGTCGCGATGAAAAGAAGCAGGACGACATGCGCAAGCGCTATAACAGCGACAAGCTCAAGTTCTACATTGGCGACGTCCGCGATCCGGCTTCGGTGATCAATGCGATTCGCGGCGTGGACTTCGTGTTTCATGCGGCTGCACTGAAGCAGGTTCCGTCGTGTGAGTTTCATCCGATGGAAGCGGTTAAGACCAACGTGATGGGTACGGAAAATGTGCTCGAAGCGGCGATCCAAAGCGGCGTGTCGCGCGTTGTCTGCCTGAGTACCGATAAGGCTGTCTATCCCATTAACGCGATGGGCATTTCGAAAGCCATGATGGAAAAGGTCATGGTCGCGAAGTCGCGCTCGGCGGACGACAACAAGACGGTGATTTGCGGCACGCGCTACGGCAACGTCATGGCATCGCGTGGTTCGGTAATCCCGTTGTTCGTGCAGCAGATGCGCGACGGTAAGCCGATCACGGTGACTGATCTGCTGATGACCCGTTTCATGATGACGCTCGATGACGCGGTGGAACTGGTGCTTTACGCTTTCCAGCATGGTCGTAACGGCGACATCTTTGTTCAGAAGGCGCCGGCGGCGACGGTAGAGACGCTCGCGCGCGCGCTTCGAGAAATGCTTGGCAAGCCCGAGCATCCGATCAACGTGATCGGTACGCGTCACGGCGAAAAGTTGTATGAAACGTTGCTTAGCAGAGAAGAGCTTGCGGCCGCGGAAGATCGTGGCGACTACTATCGTGTTCCGCCTGACCTGCGTGATCTCAACTACGGCAAGTATGTCGAACAAGGCGAGACGAGTATTTCGACTGCAGAGGACTACAACTCCCACAACACCGAGCGCCTGGACATCGCTGGCATGAAGGTGCTGTTGCAGAAGCTCGCATTTATGCGTGCTTTGCAAGCAGGGCAAGACGCTCAGCCGGAGGAGTGA